One window of the Pedobacter ginsengisoli genome contains the following:
- a CDS encoding type II toxin-antitoxin system VapC family toxin, translating into MAFLLDSNVIIYSYSSEYEYLRELIINESCTVSEISRVEVLGYHGLKKEEEKYFKDIFEYAPVILPDQDIFDRAIEIRKKYNLKLGDSLIAATASVHGLEIYTRNLSDFERVRGLKCVNPIR; encoded by the coding sequence ATGGCTTTTCTTTTAGATAGTAATGTAATTATTTATTCTTATTCAAGCGAGTACGAATATTTAAGGGAGTTAATTATCAATGAATCCTGTACAGTGTCAGAAATTTCCAGAGTTGAAGTCCTCGGTTATCATGGGTTGAAGAAGGAGGAAGAGAAGTATTTTAAGGATATTTTTGAATACGCACCCGTAATTCTTCCTGACCAGGATATTTTTGATAGAGCTATTGAAATCCGGAAGAAGTATAATTTGAAGCTAGGTGATAGCTTAATTGCTGCTACAGCATCAGTACATGGGCTTGAGATTTACACCCGGAATTTAAGCGACTTCGAAAGAGTTAGGGGATTAAAATGTGTTAATCCGATTCGTTAA
- a CDS encoding redoxin domain-containing protein, whose protein sequence is MTLQVGDSAPDFKLFSSELKEVSLSDYQGKKVVVHFFPMAFTGVCTAQLCTMRDSFGYYEGMNASVVGISVDSPFTLAKFKEDQAYQFPLLSDFNKEISQSYGAFYEDFVFNLKGVSKRGAFVIDENGKIIHAEVLEDARDMPDFDAIKKAIEV, encoded by the coding sequence ATGACATTACAAGTTGGCGATAGCGCCCCGGATTTTAAATTATTCAGTTCTGAGTTGAAAGAAGTATCACTTTCAGATTATCAAGGAAAAAAAGTTGTAGTACATTTTTTTCCTATGGCATTTACAGGTGTTTGCACTGCGCAGTTGTGTACAATGAGAGATAGCTTTGGTTATTATGAAGGAATGAATGCATCAGTTGTCGGTATTTCTGTTGATTCTCCATTTACCCTGGCTAAATTCAAAGAAGATCAAGCTTATCAGTTTCCATTACTTTCTGACTTTAACAAAGAAATCTCTCAATCTTATGGTGCATTTTATGAAGATTTCGTGTTTAATTTAAAGGGAGTGTCAAAAAGAGGAGCCTTTGTTATTGATGAAAATGGAAAAATTATCCATGCAGAAGTTTTAGAAGATGCACGTGATATGCCTGATTTTGATGCAATTAAGAAAGCAATAGAAGTTTAG
- a CDS encoding SDR family oxidoreductase: protein MKTILVTGSNGLLGQKITERLSVTKQFKLIATSKGANRFPVKDGYTYAEMDILNRENVMEVVGRYKPDAIIHTAAMTNVDTCEDQKELAYQLNVESVKTLISVCEAHDIQLVHLSTDFIFDGAKGPYAEDAEPNPLSYYGHTKLEAERVVEVSNCRWTILRTILVYGIVSDMSRSNIVLWAKGALEKGSPIKVVNDQWRMPTLAEDLADCCLLAVEKDAKGIYNASGKDMMSISELVARVADYWKLNKSVINEISAEALNQTAKRPVRTGFILDKTIHDLGYKPHSFDEGLAIVDQQLKTQG from the coding sequence ATGAAAACCATATTAGTTACAGGAAGTAACGGCCTACTGGGTCAGAAAATAACAGAGCGTTTATCTGTTACTAAGCAATTTAAGTTAATTGCAACATCAAAAGGAGCTAATCGTTTTCCTGTTAAGGATGGATATACGTACGCTGAAATGGATATTCTGAATCGAGAGAATGTAATGGAAGTTGTTGGGCGTTATAAGCCTGATGCTATTATTCATACGGCGGCTATGACTAATGTGGATACCTGTGAAGATCAGAAGGAGCTTGCTTATCAATTAAATGTGGAATCGGTAAAAACACTGATCTCTGTTTGCGAAGCTCATGATATTCAGTTAGTGCATTTATCAACCGACTTTATTTTTGATGGAGCAAAAGGGCCATATGCTGAAGATGCGGAGCCGAATCCATTAAGTTACTATGGACATACAAAATTAGAGGCAGAGCGTGTTGTTGAAGTTTCTAATTGCAGGTGGACAATTTTACGTACTATATTAGTATATGGTATAGTAAGTGATATGAGCAGAAGCAATATTGTGTTGTGGGCAAAAGGTGCTTTAGAAAAAGGTTCGCCAATAAAGGTGGTTAACGATCAGTGGCGGATGCCAACGCTTGCAGAGGATTTGGCGGATTGTTGTTTGCTCGCAGTTGAAAAGGATGCTAAGGGTATATATAATGCTTCTGGAAAAGACATGATGAGTATTTCTGAACTGGTGGCAAGAGTAGCCGATTATTGGAAGCTCAATAAAAGTGTAATTAATGAAATAAGCGCAGAGGCACTTAACCAAACAGCAAAACGACCTGTAAGGACCGGTTTTATTTTGGATAAAACAATCCATGATCTAGGTTATAAGCCACATAGTTTTGATGAAGGATTGGCAATTGTAGACCAGCAACTAAAGACACAGGGGTAG
- the atpD gene encoding F0F1 ATP synthase subunit beta, translating to MPNIGKIAQIIGPVVDVSFADDAHLPQIFSALEIEKENGQKVVLEVQQHLGEDRVRAIAMDSTDGLVRGMKALDTGSPIQMPVGDQIKGRLFNVVGEAIDGINSVSKTGGRPIHNAPPKFDELSTETEVLFTGIKVIDLLEPYAKGGKIGLFGGAGVGKTVLIMELVNNIAKAYAGLSVFAGVGERTREGNDLLREFIESGVINYGEDFLHSMEKGGWDLSKVDTEKLKESKATLVFGQMNEPPGARARVALSGLTVAEYFRDGDGEGAGKDILFFVDNIFRFTQAGSEVSALLGRMPSAVGYQPTLATEMGLMQERITSTKRGSITSVQAVYVPADDLTDPAPATTFAHLDATTVLSRKIAELGIYPAVDPLDSTSRILSPAVLGDEHYNTAQRVKETLQRYKELQDIIAILGMDELSEEDKLVVSRARRVQRFLSQPFHVAEQFTGLKGVLVDIKDTIKGFNMIMDGEVDEYPEAAFNLVGSIEEAIEKGKKLLAESN from the coding sequence ATGCCTAACATTGGAAAAATAGCGCAGATTATAGGACCGGTAGTTGACGTGAGTTTTGCTGACGATGCTCATTTACCTCAAATTTTCTCTGCATTAGAGATTGAAAAAGAAAACGGACAGAAAGTCGTTTTAGAAGTTCAACAACATCTTGGTGAAGACCGCGTACGTGCAATTGCAATGGACTCAACCGATGGTTTGGTTCGTGGAATGAAAGCATTAGATACTGGTTCTCCTATTCAAATGCCAGTTGGCGATCAAATTAAAGGTCGTTTATTCAATGTGGTTGGTGAGGCTATTGATGGTATCAATTCAGTTAGCAAAACTGGTGGCAGACCAATCCACAATGCTCCTCCTAAGTTTGATGAATTATCAACTGAAACTGAAGTACTTTTTACAGGTATTAAAGTAATCGACTTATTAGAGCCTTATGCAAAAGGTGGTAAAATCGGTTTGTTCGGTGGTGCTGGGGTAGGTAAAACAGTATTGATCATGGAGTTGGTAAACAACATCGCAAAAGCTTATGCTGGTCTATCTGTATTTGCTGGTGTTGGTGAGCGTACTCGTGAAGGTAATGACCTTTTACGTGAGTTTATCGAATCTGGCGTAATCAATTATGGCGAAGACTTCCTTCATTCAATGGAAAAAGGTGGATGGGATTTAAGTAAAGTTGATACTGAAAAATTAAAAGAATCAAAAGCAACATTGGTTTTCGGTCAAATGAACGAGCCTCCTGGTGCACGTGCTCGTGTAGCATTATCAGGATTAACAGTTGCTGAATATTTCCGTGATGGTGATGGCGAAGGCGCTGGAAAAGACATCCTTTTCTTCGTTGATAACATCTTCCGTTTCACTCAGGCTGGTTCTGAGGTATCTGCACTATTAGGCCGTATGCCTTCAGCTGTAGGTTACCAACCAACCCTTGCTACTGAGATGGGTTTAATGCAAGAGCGTATTACTTCAACTAAACGTGGTTCAATTACTTCTGTACAGGCTGTATACGTACCTGCCGACGATTTAACTGACCCTGCTCCGGCTACAACATTCGCCCACTTAGATGCGACAACAGTATTATCTCGTAAAATTGCTGAGTTAGGTATCTACCCTGCTGTGGATCCGTTGGATTCTACTTCACGTATCTTATCTCCAGCTGTTTTAGGTGATGAGCACTACAACACAGCTCAACGCGTTAAAGAAACATTACAACGTTACAAAGAATTACAAGATATCATTGCAATCCTTGGTATGGACGAGTTATCTGAAGAAGATAAATTAGTTGTATCTCGCGCACGTCGTGTTCAGCGTTTCTTGTCTCAGCCATTCCACGTTGCTGAGCAATTTACAGGCTTAAAAGGTGTATTGGTTGACATTAAAGACACTATCAAAGGATTTAACATGATCATGGATGGTGAAGTTGATGAATATCCTGAAGCTGCATTTAACTTAGTTGGAAGCATCGAAGAGGCTATTGAAAAAGGTAAAAAACTATTAGCAGAATCTAATTAG
- the atpC gene encoding ATP synthase F1 subunit epsilon: MTLEILTPDKKVFEGDVTAVTVPGTMGSFQILHDHAPIISTLEDGPVIIKCKTGDQTFTIKGGVVEALKNKIIVLAEGVA, encoded by the coding sequence ATGACTTTAGAAATATTAACCCCAGATAAGAAAGTTTTTGAAGGTGATGTAACAGCTGTTACTGTTCCTGGTACCATGGGATCTTTTCAGATACTACATGACCATGCACCTATTATTTCAACTTTAGAAGATGGACCTGTAATTATTAAATGCAAAACCGGCGATCAAACCTTTACTATTAAAGGTGGCGTTGTTGAAGCTTTAAAAAATAAAATTATTGTGTTAGCCGAAGGGGTTGCCTAA
- a CDS encoding branched-chain amino acid transaminase: MQYFNSNTILYLNGRFEKSADTNADLYGQSLHYGYAVFEGIRAYSTHNGTRIFKAREHFERLKRSAELVHIPFTWDINKLIKQTYRLLEINNLKDAYVRPLVYCPPAMSLIAAKEASIMICAWEWEAYLGHKLLKVSVSSFERPNPKSTPIEAKVSGNYVNSILATTEAKSKGFDEALLLDMYGNVAEAPGANIFIEKNGKLYTPPLGNILPGITRATVIELCHILDIEIIEKHLSVKDLKHADSAFFCGTATEIAGIASIDEYTFPLKWTETVGATIQRTYRSLVLEKQNYEVII, translated from the coding sequence ATGCAATACTTTAATTCAAATACCATACTTTACCTAAATGGGCGGTTCGAAAAATCGGCCGATACAAATGCCGATTTGTATGGTCAGTCGTTACATTACGGCTATGCAGTTTTTGAAGGAATCAGGGCTTATTCCACACATAATGGAACCCGTATTTTTAAAGCCAGAGAGCATTTCGAAAGGTTAAAACGCTCTGCTGAATTAGTTCATATTCCATTTACCTGGGACATAAATAAATTAATAAAACAAACATACAGACTACTGGAAATCAACAACTTAAAAGACGCATACGTTCGTCCATTAGTATACTGTCCTCCTGCCATGTCATTGATTGCGGCAAAAGAAGCCTCAATTATGATCTGTGCCTGGGAATGGGAAGCCTATCTTGGGCATAAGTTGCTTAAAGTATCTGTATCAAGTTTTGAGCGTCCGAATCCAAAATCAACACCAATCGAGGCTAAGGTAAGCGGCAACTATGTTAACTCAATACTCGCCACTACAGAGGCCAAAAGTAAAGGATTTGATGAAGCATTGTTACTTGATATGTATGGCAATGTTGCCGAAGCTCCGGGAGCCAATATCTTTATCGAAAAAAACGGCAAACTATACACCCCTCCTCTTGGAAACATTTTACCGGGTATTACCCGCGCAACGGTAATAGAACTATGTCATATTTTAGATATAGAAATCATAGAAAAACACCTATCGGTAAAAGACCTGAAACATGCAGACAGTGCTTTTTTCTGTGGCACAGCTACTGAAATTGCAGGAATTGCATCTATTGATGAATATACATTCCCATTAAAATGGACGGAGACTGTAGGTGCAACAATACAACGTACCTATAGATCTTTAGTATTAGAAAAACAGAATTACGAAGTAATCATATAA
- the ilvD gene encoding dihydroxy-acid dehydratase: MSQTPEINRYSKTFTQDPTQPAAQAMLYGIGLTKADMDKAQVGIASMGYDGNTCNMHLNDLAKIVKDGVWKNDMVGLTFSTIGVSDGMSNGTEGMRYSLVSRDVIADSIETICGGQYYDGLITIPGCDKNMPGSIMAMGRLNRPAIMVYGGSIHSGNYKGKALNIVSAFEALGQKLAGNLEEEDFQGVIKNACPGAGACGGMYTANTMASAIEALGMSLPYSSSYPALSEEKRNECLEAGKAIRILLEKNILPSDIMTERSFHNAIVTVMVLGGSTNAVLHLIAMAKSVGLNLQLSDFQKISDSTPVLGDLKPSGTYLMEDLHEIGGVPAVLKYLIKVGLVHGDCITVTGKTLAENVADAVDLDFDKQKIIFPVTEPIKETGHLQMLYGNLATKGAVAKISGKEGEKFVGPARVFDGEQKLIAGIQSGKVKSGDVVVIRQVGPKGAPGMPEMLKPTSVIIGAGLGKTVALITDGRFSGGTHGFVVGHITPEAWDGGNIALVHDDDIITIDAVNNSIDVHLTDEQLATRRAVWKQLPPPVTKGVLYKYLKQVSNASEGCVTDAYND; the protein is encoded by the coding sequence ATGTCACAAACACCAGAAATCAATCGCTACAGTAAAACTTTCACACAAGACCCAACACAACCAGCTGCACAGGCAATGTTGTACGGAATTGGTTTAACTAAAGCAGATATGGATAAAGCTCAGGTTGGTATTGCCAGCATGGGTTATGATGGAAACACCTGCAACATGCATTTAAATGATTTAGCCAAAATCGTTAAAGATGGTGTATGGAAAAATGACATGGTCGGTTTAACATTCAGCACTATTGGTGTTAGTGATGGTATGTCAAACGGAACAGAGGGAATGCGTTACTCTTTAGTATCAAGAGATGTTATTGCCGATTCAATTGAAACCATTTGTGGTGGACAATACTACGATGGGTTAATCACTATACCTGGTTGCGATAAAAATATGCCGGGATCTATCATGGCAATGGGTCGTTTAAATCGCCCTGCTATTATGGTTTATGGTGGAAGTATCCACTCCGGAAACTATAAAGGAAAAGCATTGAATATCGTTTCAGCTTTCGAGGCACTAGGACAAAAATTAGCTGGCAACTTAGAAGAAGAAGATTTTCAGGGCGTAATCAAAAATGCTTGCCCCGGTGCAGGTGCATGTGGCGGTATGTATACAGCTAATACTATGGCATCTGCTATCGAAGCATTAGGTATGAGTTTACCTTATAGCTCATCCTACCCTGCATTAAGTGAAGAAAAAAGAAATGAATGCCTGGAAGCTGGTAAAGCCATCAGAATTCTGTTAGAAAAAAATATCCTTCCTTCAGATATCATGACTGAAAGATCTTTCCATAATGCTATAGTAACCGTTATGGTTTTAGGTGGTTCTACAAATGCAGTATTGCACTTAATTGCAATGGCTAAATCTGTAGGCTTAAACTTACAACTTAGCGACTTCCAAAAAATCAGCGACAGCACTCCTGTACTTGGCGATTTAAAACCAAGCGGAACTTATCTGATGGAAGATTTACATGAAATTGGTGGTGTACCTGCAGTATTAAAATATTTAATAAAAGTTGGCTTAGTTCATGGCGATTGCATTACCGTTACCGGCAAAACCTTAGCAGAGAACGTTGCTGATGCAGTAGATCTTGATTTCGACAAACAAAAAATCATATTCCCTGTAACTGAACCGATTAAAGAAACAGGACACTTACAAATGCTTTACGGCAACCTTGCCACTAAAGGTGCTGTAGCTAAAATCAGCGGTAAAGAAGGCGAAAAATTTGTAGGCCCTGCCCGTGTATTTGACGGAGAACAAAAACTGATTGCTGGAATCCAAAGCGGAAAAGTAAAAAGCGGAGACGTAGTAGTAATCAGACAGGTAGGTCCTAAAGGAGCACCTGGTATGCCCGAAATGCTAAAACCTACCTCTGTTATTATAGGTGCAGGCCTGGGCAAAACTGTTGCTTTAATTACAGATGGTCGTTTTTCTGGTGGTACTCACGGTTTTGTAGTAGGCCACATCACTCCTGAAGCATGGGATGGCGGAAACATCGCCTTGGTTCATGACGACGATATCATTACTATCGATGCAGTAAACAACTCAATAGATGTTCATTTAACTGATGAACAACTGGCTACCCGCCGTGCGGTTTGGAAACAACTACCACCGCCCGTCACCAAAGGAGTACTCTATAAATACCTTAAACAAGTAAGCAATGCAAGCGAAGGCTGTGTTACTGATGCT